Proteins from one Mesoplodon densirostris isolate mMesDen1 chromosome 1, mMesDen1 primary haplotype, whole genome shotgun sequence genomic window:
- the TMEM271 gene encoding transmembrane protein 271: MKCSIRGACAALSSCLLLACALSAAAVGLKCFSLGSELRGEPFRLGAAAGAFYSGLLLAAGLSLLGAALLCCGPRDAPLAGPGPGPGPGLGVPAAPAGAPEAAPGEPGSAAGSSGRVNSQNLLLLGVLVFMLGVLSAFAGAVIDGDTVSLVERKYSHYCLPPRAPAAAPGPAPGTAAAASGAPRGRSTLDSATSAKCRQLKDYQRGLVLSTVFNSLECLLGLLSLLLVKNYKSSQARRGRRGRRKGGRALARPRGGPGFRAQPPASRARRGRRGRRGRRLQQRPSEASILSPEESDFAAPGDCAGFAARHSVSYINVGVFHAFDEAGVEVCCGGHPSVELPGYAPSDPDLNASYPYCCRPPCEAARPWEPSRAC; encoded by the coding sequence ATGAAGTGCAGCATCCGCGGGGCCTGCGCCGCgctctcctcctgcctcctgctcGCCTGCGCGCTCAGTGCCGCCGCCGTCGGCCTCAAGTGCTTCTCGCTGGGCTCGGAGCTGCGCGGGGAGCCGTTCCGGCTGGGGGCGGCCGCCGGCGCCTTCTACTCGGGGCTGCTGCTGGCCGCCGGCCTCTCGCTGCTCGGCGCCGCCCTGCTCTGCTGCGGGCCCCGGGACGCCCCCCtcgcggggccggggccgggcccGGGCCCGGGGCTCGGGGTCCCCGCGGCCCCAGCAGGGGCTCCGGAGGCTGCGCCGGGCGAGCCGGGGAGCGCAGCCGGGTCCTCGGGGCGGGTGAACAGCCAGAACCTGCTCCTGCTTGGCGTTCTCGTCTTCATGCTTGGGGTCCTCAGCGCCTTCGCGGGCGCCGTGATCGACGGCGACACCGTGTCCCTAGTGGAACGCAAGTACTCCCACTACTGCCTGCCCCCGCGGGCGCCGGCTGCggcccccggcccggccccggGCACTGCGGCCGCGGCCTCCGGCGCGCCGCGCGGCCGCAGCACCCTGGACAGCGCCACGTCCGCCAAGTGCCGCCAGCTGAAGGACTACCAGCGCGGCCTGGTGCTTTCCACCGTCTTCAACTCGCTCGAGTGCCTCCTGGGCCTGCTCAGCCTCCTGCTGGTCAAGAACTACAAGTCTTCGCAGGCCCGGCGCGGCCGGCGCGGCCGGCGGAAGGGAGGCCGGGCCCTGGCGCGTCCCCGCGGCGGCCCGGGGTTCCGTGCGCAGCCGCCAGCCTCCCGGGCGCGGCGGGGCCGACGGGGCCGGCGGGGGCGGAGGCTGCAGCAGCGGCCGAGCGAGGCTTCCATCCTGTCCCCGGAGGAGTCGGACTTCGCCGCCCCGGGGGACTGCGCGGGCTTCGCGGCGCGCCACTCGGTCTCCTACATCAACGTGGGCGTCTTCCACGCGTTTGACGAGGCGGGCGTGGAGGTGTGCTGCGGGGGGCACCCGTCTGTGGAGCTGCCGGGGTACGCGCCCTCGGACCCCGACCTCAACGCCTCCTACCCCTACTGCTGCCGGCCGCCCTGCGAGGCGGCGCGCCCCTGGGAGCCGAGCCGGGCCTGCTGA